The following proteins come from a genomic window of Manduca sexta isolate Smith_Timp_Sample1 chromosome 2, JHU_Msex_v1.0, whole genome shotgun sequence:
- the LOC115456368 gene encoding zinc finger protein 91 has product MANMSSINKILNSIINNQTKFCCLCLDVISPEEEAIHIKDEVVVNVNGSENMLQISEVLKFVLGAKTYQYVNTFDTICDKCTRMTLSSYTFIQTSEQNAEYMARCIEALTNSIEHTTDNVNSKSLYLTLNMEDFTSKQLYDCEQVPKNAKDVLQRFQTVENASKIKLTKELKMKREFKSRKTEFLSMLLDPNNPESIKCKECFNVYPNLWGLKSHYIRVHAPKKFKCPECPCSYGSKPYLDAHIKESHCSIVCSECGKTFKNRHTLKMHEKGHNLAIMCPDCGRVYKNQTTYKKHKEMNVCGRKTRASPSDAKLTCDYCNKKYTQKVSLRVHIQYEHGNYKAHICEWCGKKFWAQSRLKAHIVKHTKERNYSCSICGGKFVTKESLLYHTRTHTGERPYKCSECNCRFLSASRRSEHIKRHHQGATLECDVCHSKFTSVSFLQKHKKTHENDENKVTGGEKPKSDENKISNAKVTLGKEKNEANQYECKNEFYDNSTQSDEDGKVYLEVCEEGEEYILTIDTV; this is encoded by the exons ATGGCAAATATGTCGTCCATTAATAAGATACTTAATAGCATaataaacaatcaaacaaaATTCTGTTGCTTGTGCCTAGATGTTATTAGCCCAGAAGAAGAAGCTATTCATATTAAAGACGAAGTAGTGGTTAACGTAAATGGATCTGAGAACATGCTGCAGATCTCAGAGGTGTTGAAATTTGTTTTGGGGGCTAAA ACCTACCAATATGTAAATACTTTTGACACAATATGTGACAAGTGTACAAGAATGACTCTAAGTAGTTATACATTCATACAGACAAGTGAACAAAATGCAGAGTACATGGCAAGATGCATAGAAGCCCTGACTAACAGCATAGAACACACTACAGATAATGTCAACAGTAAATCACTTTACCTCACATTAAACATGGAAGACTTCACAAGTAAGCAGTTGTATGATTGCGAACAAGTACCAAAGAACGCTAAAGATGTATTACAAAGGTTTCAAACAGTAGAAAATGCAAGCAAGATAAAATTGACTAAGGAGTTAAAAATGAAAAGAGAGTTCAAAAGTCGAAAAACAGAATTTTTGAGTATGCTATTAGATCCAAATAATCCTGAGTCGATCAAGTGTAAGGAATGTTTTAATGTGTACCCCAATTTGTGGGGCTTAAAGAGCCACTACATTAGGGTGCATGCACCTAAAAAGTTCAAGTGTCCGGAATGTCCATGTAGTTATGGATCAAAACCGTACTTAGATGCGCATATAAAGGAGAGTCACTGTAGTATTGTTTGTAGTGAATGTGGAAAGACTTTCAAAAATAGACATACATTAAAAATGCATGAAAAGGGCCACAATTTGGCGATTATGTGTCCCGACTGTGGCAGGGTATACAAGAACCAAACAACATATAAAAAGCATAAAGAGATGAATGTTTGTGGACGGAAAACTAGAGCTAGCCCATCTGACGCTAAGCTTACATGcgattactgtaataaaaagtaCACACAGAAAGTGTCATTGCGAGTTCATATACAATACGAGCATGGGAATTATAAAGCTCATATATGTGAGTGGTGCGGTAAAAAATTTTGGGCTCAGAGTAGATTAAAAGCGCACATTGTCAAACATACAAAGGAAAGAAATTATAGTTGCTCTATTTGTGGTGGGAAGTTTGTCACTAAAGAGTCATTGCTGTaccacacacgcacgcacacaggCGAACGCCCATACAAGTGTTCAGAGTGTAACTGCCGATTCCTCTCTGCATCCAGAAGATCAGAGCATATAAAACGGCATCATCAAGGTGCAACTTTAGAATGTGATGTATGCCATAGCAAATTCACTTCAGTatcgtttttacaaaagcatAAAAAGACGCATGAAAATGATGAAAATAAAGTTACGGGAGGTGAAAAACCAAAAtctgatgaaaataaaattagtaatgcGAAAGTAACCCTAGGAAAGGAAAAAAATGAAGCAAATCAGTATGaatgtaaaaatgaattttatgatAACAGCACTCAATCTGATGAGGATGGTAAAGTGTATTTAGAAGTGTGTGAAGAAGGTGaggaatatattttaacaatagacacagtttaa